The following is a genomic window from Amaranthus tricolor cultivar Red isolate AtriRed21 chromosome 10, ASM2621246v1, whole genome shotgun sequence.
TTTAAGTCTCCTAATATGTTTTTCTCTTGTACTCattcctttttccttttccttctccttctccttttcCTCCATTGCAGCAGCATCTCCTAAAGAacttgaagatgaagatgaagatgaagaagacgAGGACGGCGACAAAGTAGAAGATCTTTGTTTCTTTAACCTCAATAACTCTTTCCATAAAACTGTACATTTGGGTGGTCTTGGTGATGGATCATCATCAACAAACCATATCCTTGGTTCTTGAACTTCTCTTCCTAATAATATCGCACTTCCGTTATTTCCATTTTTAGAAACCTCAACCTTACGTTTCCCATCATTTCCATTTTGGGTAAGTTTATCTTCAGTTTGTTGATGAGATTTAAGGTTTAGTTTGGAAAGTTTTTCAGCTGCATGGTTGATTTGCCAGTAAGGTAAAAGTTTACCTTCAAAAAAAAGTTCATCTGCTGTTAACATTGTTGAATGACCTGCATCTAAACTGTTTTTACTTGATAAAAACTCAAAATCTGCACCATTTTTAACCATTTCTCTTTCAAGTTGGTTTATCTCATGATCTTTATCAATGGATGAAGATGGGCTTATTGAAATGAAACTGTCATCATCAAGAAAATCTGCTGAAAATGAGATTCTTGGACTTGATATTGCTGATGATGCTTCCCCCACCATTGATTTACTTCTTTCAGGAGAcaccattttttaatttttttgtttttttcaaggaaaacccaaaaataaaaagatttttttgagtgtttttgggtaagagagagaaagaagagagaaaaagaacaGAGAGAAAGAGGGAAGAGGGGTTGATTAATGGTGGGTGAAGGTTGGTTTTTTGAAGTTTATAGAGAAGGATCGAaatgaaacaaattaaaatagagaTGGTTTTGTTTTGGAATTTGGGTGTTTTTTGGGTTAGTTTTTAAAATGTGATTTGGGTTATGATTAAGGAGTGTTAAAATAAACTTAGGTGGTCTAGTAAGGTTGAAACAAATGAGTTAGGAGTGTGCTTAACTCTTTGGGAACACTTCTGCACATGGACAGCCCCTTGGGAGCTAAAAGACAAGCTCTTCACtgctttttttccttttctttttttaatatttattgctttttatgtttttaaatactcgctatattttaattattgactaTATTCAtctttcaagcttattttatatattgtagctaatatataagaaaaaatatagttaaatttgaattgtctaattgcatactttcataatattaactttttataatttttagatgtgcatagtttatatataaatgatcaaaataatacattaaattgcgtgaaaagtcaagtataatgaaacaaagtaagtattatttttatatattattggttATTGTAACTTTGC
Proteins encoded in this region:
- the LOC130825154 gene encoding uncharacterized protein LOC130825154 yields the protein MVSPERSKSMVGEASSAISSPRISFSADFLDDDSFISISPSSSIDKDHEINQLEREMVKNGADFEFLSSKNSLDAGHSTMLTADELFFEGKLLPYWQINHAAEKLSKLNLKSHQQTEDKLTQNGNDGKRKVEVSKNGNNGSAILLGREVQEPRIWFVDDDPSPRPPKCTVLWKELLRLKKQRSSTLSPSSSSSSSSSSSSSLGDAAAMEEKEKEKEKEKGMSTREKHIRRLKKGLERTKSANIRIRPMFNVPICTQTGKSSSLPPLFPLRQNKVDR